A window of the Streptomyces sp. NBC_00454 genome harbors these coding sequences:
- a CDS encoding TIGR04222 domain-containing membrane protein: MFWVLFLLLAWAGVLLACTRLLRAADHAAEPAGKAAAPPGRTRHHHEELSLYEAAYLAGGPRRVADLTLLSMQRQRRLLLAHTGWATVVDPVGRDPHERSVLGAFGPDGQEQVVSVRTAAERDPAVRALADRLGDAGLALRAEAEQGVGEGIRAVRQATWLVLGMMAAALCVPAPGTTTKMILCWFSLPLILTLGCLAIARAEGHAHSPWASPAGQRLLVELARERGEQGSLTAVALRGLRAVTDPELRAALAYGRRGRQPRQRRY; encoded by the coding sequence ATGTTCTGGGTCCTGTTCCTCCTCTTGGCCTGGGCAGGGGTGCTGCTCGCGTGCACCCGCCTCCTGAGAGCCGCCGATCACGCCGCGGAGCCCGCCGGCAAGGCCGCCGCGCCGCCCGGTCGCACCCGCCACCACCACGAGGAGCTGAGCCTGTACGAGGCCGCGTACCTCGCCGGCGGCCCGCGCCGGGTGGCCGATCTGACCCTGCTGTCCATGCAGCGCCAGCGCCGGCTGCTGCTCGCGCACACCGGCTGGGCCACCGTGGTCGATCCGGTCGGGCGCGATCCGCACGAGCGCTCCGTACTCGGCGCGTTCGGGCCCGACGGGCAGGAGCAGGTGGTGTCCGTACGGACCGCCGCGGAACGGGATCCTGCCGTACGGGCCCTCGCGGACCGGCTGGGCGACGCGGGCCTCGCGCTGCGCGCCGAGGCCGAGCAGGGGGTCGGCGAGGGGATCCGGGCGGTCCGGCAGGCCACCTGGCTGGTCCTGGGCATGATGGCGGCGGCTCTGTGCGTACCGGCTCCGGGGACCACGACGAAGATGATCCTGTGCTGGTTCTCGCTGCCGCTGATCCTGACGCTGGGCTGCCTGGCCATAGCCCGGGCCGAGGGGCACGCGCACTCCCCGTGGGCCTCGCCCGCCGGGCAGCGGCTGCTGGTGGAACTGGCCCGGGAGCGCGGCGAGCAGGGTTCGCTCACCGCGGTGGCTCTACGGGGGCTGCGCGCGGTCACCGACCCGGAGCTGCGGGCGGCGCTGGCGTACGGCAGGCGGGGGCGGCAGCCGCGGCAAAGGAGGTACTGA
- a CDS encoding TIGR04222 domain-containing membrane protein, with translation MNLFDWIAVAVWAGVIVSTVILRRSVPRSRQPARDPAPRLLDLSEAAFMAGGPGTVVDAALVSLLCDGRMVAGGPGIVQVRPGVRATDPAERAVLQAHQSAPSGWLYQIRYAAMREPAVQETGDALADRGLIAPPGDRRGRGRHGVVQAVLCGVLLMLSLPLTFVAFVLQDGPGPGSGSFHLPFIIEVLPVLVGGIVLGLRGAYRSRQRITRAGAAALRDMRARHRADLSPYVQTSLFGLGGLRDPYLRGLLLPAARDTRLAAAQARIRSRGSVGSGHSTRSSGSETAWGAGAEMIPVVWCAGSDGGGSSGSSCGSGGSGCGSSSSSCSSGSSCGSSGSSCGSSSSSCGGSSSSSSSCGSSSSSSCSSSS, from the coding sequence ATGAACCTCTTCGACTGGATCGCCGTCGCCGTCTGGGCCGGCGTCATCGTCTCCACCGTGATCCTGCGGCGCAGCGTGCCGCGCTCGCGGCAGCCCGCCCGCGACCCGGCTCCCCGGCTGCTCGACCTGTCCGAGGCCGCGTTCATGGCGGGCGGACCCGGCACGGTGGTCGACGCCGCGCTGGTCTCCCTGCTCTGCGACGGCCGGATGGTGGCCGGCGGGCCGGGCATCGTCCAGGTGCGCCCCGGGGTGCGGGCCACCGATCCCGCCGAGCGGGCCGTCCTCCAGGCCCACCAGAGCGCGCCCTCGGGGTGGCTCTACCAGATCCGCTACGCCGCCATGCGCGAGCCGGCCGTCCAGGAGACGGGCGACGCGCTGGCCGACCGCGGGCTGATCGCCCCGCCCGGCGACCGCCGCGGGCGGGGCCGCCACGGGGTCGTCCAGGCGGTGCTGTGCGGGGTGCTGCTGATGCTGTCCCTGCCGCTCACCTTCGTCGCCTTCGTGCTCCAGGACGGGCCCGGGCCCGGGTCCGGCTCCTTCCACCTGCCCTTCATCATCGAGGTGCTTCCCGTTCTGGTGGGCGGAATCGTGCTGGGCCTCAGGGGGGCCTACCGCTCCCGGCAGCGGATCACCCGGGCGGGGGCCGCGGCGCTGCGCGACATGCGCGCCCGCCACCGGGCCGACCTGAGCCCGTACGTGCAGACCTCGCTGTTCGGGCTGGGTGGACTGCGCGATCCGTATCTGCGCGGGCTGCTCCTGCCGGCGGCGCGGGACACCCGGCTGGCGGCGGCCCAGGCCCGTATCCGTTCGCGCGGTTCCGTGGGATCCGGCCACTCCACCCGCTCCAGCGGCTCGGAGACCGCCTGGGGGGCCGGAGCGGAGATGATCCCGGTCGTCTGGTGCGCGGGATCGGACGGCGGCGGATCGAGCGGATCCAGCTGCGGCTCCGGCGGTTCCGGCTGCGGGTCTTCGAGCAGCAGTTGCTCCTCGGGATCGAGCTGCGGGTCCTCGGGGTCCAGCTGCGGGTCCTCCAGCAGCAGCTGCGGGGGCAGCAGCTCCAGCAGTTCGAGTTGTGGCAGTTCGTCCAGTTCCAGTTGCTCCAGCAGTTCCTGA
- a CDS encoding alpha/beta hydrolase produces the protein MRVALAAVVLAVSVPGVCAGQAVARAVTPPGVTTSPGPAAPPGPAAGITAGTAARTAAGLAAEEAGAELAAHRAAATAAARPSGDPLEFGPCAAAEGLGPAVRCATLRVPLDYARPDGEQIGITVSRVRASGPAARQGVLVYNPGGPGGNGMFFPLVADLPEWRRIGAAYDLVGYAPRGVGRSGPPLSCQDPAEFARTPTRGPSAVPDAAEKRERLAAARQYAQGCARRTGPDRLAHYTTLNNVRDLHVLRAALGEAKLNFMGASYGTYLGAVYATLHPAHVRRMVFDSAVDPDPADVWYRNNLAQGPAFERRWADFRAWVARHDASYGLGATAGAVQSSYDRVRAALAREPAGGVVGTGQLHSAYLRAAYYDEVWPDRAAALSAFLRGDPAPLIALAAPDPAAAAEGENATAVYTATLCNDAPWPTDWETWDRDNTELARTAPFETWGNAFLNLPCASWPVRERQRPVDVGAAAAAALPRTLVVAAERDGATPYPGALELQRRLGAGAALVTEEGAGTHGVVGGRNDCVDRHVERYLLTGATAGWRVGCAPHPEPAPVSLDDRAATAPGHPRALLPPVV, from the coding sequence ATGCGTGTCGCGCTGGCCGCCGTGGTGCTGGCCGTGTCGGTGCCGGGAGTCTGCGCCGGTCAGGCCGTCGCCCGGGCCGTCACCCCGCCCGGCGTCACCACCTCGCCCGGCCCCGCCGCCCCGCCCGGCCCCGCCGCCGGAATCACGGCAGGGACCGCGGCAAGGACCGCAGCGGGGCTCGCCGCCGAGGAGGCCGGCGCCGAGCTCGCCGCGCACCGCGCCGCGGCCACGGCGGCCGCGCGGCCCTCCGGGGACCCTCTGGAGTTCGGGCCCTGCGCCGCCGCCGAAGGGCTCGGCCCCGCCGTGCGCTGTGCCACGCTGCGGGTGCCGCTCGACTACGCGCGGCCCGACGGGGAGCAGATCGGCATCACCGTCAGCCGGGTCCGCGCCTCCGGACCGGCGGCCCGGCAGGGGGTGCTCGTGTACAACCCGGGCGGGCCCGGCGGGAACGGGATGTTCTTTCCGCTGGTCGCCGACCTGCCCGAGTGGCGGCGGATCGGGGCCGCCTACGACCTCGTCGGCTACGCCCCTCGCGGGGTCGGCCGCTCCGGTCCCCCGCTGTCCTGCCAGGACCCGGCCGAGTTCGCCCGTACCCCGACCCGGGGCCCGTCCGCCGTGCCGGACGCCGCCGAGAAGCGCGAACGCCTCGCCGCCGCCCGCCAGTACGCGCAGGGCTGCGCGCGGCGCACCGGCCCGGACCGGCTCGCGCACTACACGACCCTGAACAACGTCCGCGACCTGCACGTGCTGCGCGCCGCGCTCGGCGAGGCGAAGCTGAACTTCATGGGGGCCTCGTACGGCACCTACCTGGGCGCCGTCTACGCCACGCTCCACCCGGCCCACGTCCGCCGGATGGTCTTCGACTCGGCCGTCGACCCGGATCCCGCCGACGTCTGGTACCGCAACAACCTGGCTCAGGGGCCCGCGTTCGAGCGCCGGTGGGCCGACTTCCGTGCCTGGGTGGCCCGTCACGACGCCTCGTACGGGCTGGGCGCCACCGCCGGGGCCGTGCAGTCGAGTTACGACCGGGTCCGGGCCGCGCTGGCCCGCGAACCGGCGGGCGGGGTCGTCGGCACCGGGCAGCTGCACTCCGCGTACCTCAGGGCCGCCTACTACGACGAGGTCTGGCCGGACCGGGCGGCGGCGCTGTCGGCGTTCCTGCGCGGCGATCCGGCTCCGCTGATCGCGCTCGCCGCCCCGGACCCGGCGGCCGCCGCCGAGGGCGAGAACGCGACGGCGGTCTACACGGCGACCTTGTGCAACGACGCCCCGTGGCCCACCGACTGGGAGACCTGGGACCGCGACAACACCGAACTGGCGCGCACGGCCCCCTTCGAGACCTGGGGCAACGCCTTCCTGAACCTGCCCTGCGCCTCCTGGCCGGTGCGCGAACGCCAGCGGCCGGTGGACGTGGGCGCAGCGGCGGCCGCCGCGCTCCCCCGTACGCTCGTCGTCGCGGCCGAGCGGGACGGCGCGACCCCGTACCCGGGCGCGCTGGAGCTCCAGCGGCGGCTGGGGGCCGGGGCGGCGCTGGTGACGGAAGAGGGGGCCGGCACCCACGGAGTGGTCGGTGGACGCAATGACTGCGTGGACCGTCACGTGGAGCGGTACTTGCTGACGGGGGCCACCGCGGGGTGGCGCGTCGGGTGTGCGCCGCATCCGGAGCCCGCACCGGTGTCGCTGGACGACCGGGCAGCGACCGCCCCGGGGCACCCCAGGGCACTGCTGCCGCCAGTCGTCTGA
- the hemQ gene encoding hydrogen peroxide-dependent heme synthase: MTAPEKIPNAGKKAKDLNEVIRYTLWSVFKLKDVLPEDRSGYADEVQELFDQLGAKDITVRGTYDVSGLRADADVMIWWHAETSDELQSAYNLFRRTKLGRALEPVWSNMALHRPAEFNKSHIPAFLADETPRDYVSVYPFVRSYDWYLLPDEDRRRMLKDHGMMARGYPDVRANTVASFSLGDYEWLLAFEADELYRIVDLMRHLRASEARMHVREEVPFYTGRRKSVADLVAGLA, translated from the coding sequence ATGACTGCACCAGAGAAGATTCCCAACGCGGGGAAGAAGGCGAAGGACCTCAACGAGGTCATCCGCTACACCCTGTGGTCCGTCTTCAAGCTGAAGGACGTTCTGCCCGAGGACCGCAGCGGCTATGCCGACGAGGTCCAGGAACTGTTCGACCAGCTGGGCGCCAAGGACATCACCGTCCGCGGCACCTATGACGTCTCCGGCCTGCGCGCCGACGCCGACGTCATGATCTGGTGGCACGCGGAGACCTCCGACGAGCTGCAGAGCGCCTACAACCTGTTCCGCCGCACCAAGCTGGGCCGCGCCCTGGAGCCGGTGTGGTCGAACATGGCCCTGCACCGCCCGGCCGAGTTCAACAAGTCGCACATCCCGGCCTTCCTGGCCGACGAGACCCCGCGCGACTACGTCAGCGTGTACCCCTTCGTGCGCAGCTACGACTGGTACCTGCTGCCCGACGAGGACCGTCGCCGCATGCTCAAGGACCACGGCATGATGGCCCGCGGCTACCCCGACGTGCGCGCCAACACCGTCGCCTCCTTCTCGCTGGGCGACTACGAGTGGCTGCTGGCCTTCGAGGCCGACGAGCTGTACCGCATCGTCGACCTCATGCGCCACCTGCGCGCCTCCGAGGCCCGCATGCATGTCCGTGAAGAGGTGCCCTTCTACACCGGGCGCCGCAAGTCCGTCGCCGATCTGGTGGCCGGACTCGCCTGA
- the hemG gene encoding protoporphyrinogen oxidase codes for MHEADTRTDRRTDGGTDGRTERGTGRPDRTGHALVIGGGIAGLAAAHRLLADGVRVTLLEAGPRLGGKLRAGELAGLPVDLGAESVLARRPEALELARAVGLGEALQPPATATAHVWTRGELRPMPRGHVMGVPGDLAPLAASGVLSAEGLARIEAEAGLAPAELGEDVAIGEYVAARFGHEVVDRLVEPLLGGVYAGNAYRISMRAAVPQLFEAARTHASLGEGVRELQRRAAQAQPGAAGPVFSGIDGGIGRLPLAVAEACRAAGARILLDAPARELTRTATGWRVVADTPDGAEVIEADAVVLAVPAGPAARLLERLAPAAAAELRGAEYASMALVTMALRRSELPAAIADGGASGFLVPPVDGRTIKASTFSSNKWAWAGTDPELFLLRTSVGRHGDEAVLTRSDEELVEISLADLGAAVGLAGTARPVASTVTRWDAGLPQYPVGHLDRVARIRGAVAALPGLAVCGALYDGVGIPACIASAGKAADVVIATLGAGWAPLAQTTDQHTGQ; via the coding sequence ATGCACGAAGCGGACACGCGTACGGACAGGCGTACGGACGGAGGTACGGACGGACGTACCGAGCGGGGGACCGGCCGGCCCGACCGGACCGGGCACGCCCTCGTCATCGGCGGCGGCATCGCCGGCCTCGCGGCCGCCCACCGCCTGCTCGCCGACGGGGTCCGCGTCACCCTCCTGGAAGCCGGACCGCGCCTCGGCGGCAAGCTGCGCGCGGGGGAACTGGCCGGCCTGCCCGTGGACCTCGGCGCCGAATCCGTGCTCGCCCGCCGCCCCGAAGCCCTGGAACTGGCCCGCGCCGTGGGCCTCGGCGAGGCCCTGCAGCCGCCCGCCACCGCCACCGCGCACGTGTGGACCCGGGGCGAGCTGCGGCCCATGCCGCGCGGCCACGTCATGGGCGTCCCCGGCGACCTGGCCCCGCTCGCCGCGTCCGGAGTGCTCTCCGCCGAGGGCCTGGCCCGGATCGAGGCCGAGGCCGGACTGGCCCCCGCGGAGCTCGGCGAGGACGTGGCCATCGGCGAGTACGTGGCCGCCCGCTTCGGCCACGAGGTCGTCGACCGGCTCGTGGAACCGCTCCTCGGCGGGGTCTACGCGGGCAACGCCTACCGCATCTCGATGCGCGCCGCCGTGCCCCAGCTCTTCGAGGCCGCCCGCACGCACGCCTCACTGGGCGAGGGCGTACGGGAACTGCAGCGCCGGGCGGCCCAGGCGCAGCCCGGAGCGGCCGGGCCGGTGTTCTCCGGCATCGACGGCGGCATCGGGCGGCTCCCGCTCGCGGTCGCCGAGGCCTGCCGGGCGGCCGGAGCCCGGATCCTCCTCGACGCCCCCGCGCGCGAGTTGACCCGTACCGCCACCGGCTGGCGGGTGGTCGCCGACACCCCGGACGGGGCCGAGGTCATCGAGGCCGACGCGGTGGTCCTGGCCGTCCCGGCCGGGCCGGCCGCCCGACTGCTGGAGCGGCTCGCGCCCGCGGCCGCCGCCGAGCTGCGCGGGGCCGAGTACGCCTCCATGGCCCTGGTCACGATGGCGCTGCGCCGCTCGGAGCTGCCGGCCGCGATCGCCGACGGCGGCGCGAGCGGTTTCCTCGTACCCCCGGTGGACGGCCGGACGATCAAGGCGTCCACCTTCTCCAGCAACAAGTGGGCCTGGGCCGGGACCGATCCCGAGCTGTTCCTGCTGCGCACCTCCGTCGGCCGCCACGGCGACGAGGCCGTCCTGACGCGCTCCGACGAGGAACTGGTCGAGATCTCGCTCGCCGATCTCGGCGCGGCCGTGGGGCTGGCGGGCACCGCCCGCCCGGTCGCCTCCACCGTCACCCGCTGGGACGCCGGCCTGCCCCAGTACCCCGTCGGCCACCTGGACCGGGTGGCCCGGATCCGTGGCGCCGTGGCGGCGCTGCCGGGCCTCGCGGTGTGCGGTGCGCTCTACGACGGGGTGGGGATCCCGGCGTGCATCGCCAGTGCAGGCAAGGCGGCGGACGTGGTGATCGCCACGTTGGGGGCCGGTTGGGCACCCCTGGCACAGACCACTGATCAGCACACGGGACAATAG
- a CDS encoding ETX/MTX2 family pore-forming toxin, producing the protein MKIHISKRKTAFPAVIAGAVVMAVVVGPGVAHADSRPPYPSSLTEVADGFVEYGDPGGWATRQADHAHNWGVAQEYGSVCTRAGCRPAGTGAKFDGVADDTAGLTFKNLQVTALGDASVSTEKGVRISASSTLTNNTPNWQLLNSTSFDSEYGTSITSSVTKQFSTGHTLNAGFTLGSLIKGGADVTTTYTWGSSDSTTTSKDIKFIGSSQPVWVPPHGYDIVHMSMDRNSGTGKVQLSGDLDGSLKQCIHGSLRKADGGWVTWEGNTQGYDNDGNKDCSTYSVYDVALAASHAGPGGPPFGKLPEGFSISGQHTVSAPGIGSYEAVTGVNFNVTVDQYPSDVIKPGSVSPDSLGTAVDSLMQPVRHSYSIPVKVDPKTVHTSVTTH; encoded by the coding sequence GTGAAGATTCACATATCAAAGAGGAAGACCGCTTTTCCCGCAGTGATTGCGGGCGCGGTGGTGATGGCGGTCGTCGTGGGGCCCGGAGTTGCCCATGCCGATTCCCGGCCGCCGTATCCTTCCTCCCTCACCGAGGTGGCCGACGGCTTCGTGGAGTACGGCGACCCCGGCGGCTGGGCGACTCGGCAGGCCGATCACGCCCACAATTGGGGTGTTGCCCAGGAGTACGGTTCCGTCTGCACCCGGGCGGGCTGCCGGCCGGCCGGTACGGGTGCCAAGTTCGACGGGGTAGCCGACGACACCGCCGGGCTCACGTTCAAGAACCTTCAGGTGACGGCGTTGGGTGACGCCTCCGTGTCGACGGAGAAAGGTGTCCGGATTTCGGCGTCCTCGACTCTGACGAACAACACTCCCAACTGGCAACTCCTGAATTCCACTTCTTTTGACTCGGAGTACGGCACCTCCATCACGAGCTCGGTGACCAAGCAATTCAGTACCGGGCACACCCTCAATGCCGGTTTCACGCTCGGCAGTCTCATCAAGGGGGGCGCTGACGTCACCACGACCTACACGTGGGGGTCGTCGGACTCCACGACGACGAGCAAGGACATAAAGTTCATCGGGTCCTCCCAGCCGGTCTGGGTGCCACCGCACGGCTACGACATCGTGCACATGTCCATGGACCGCAATAGCGGCACCGGCAAGGTCCAGCTCTCGGGGGACCTGGACGGGAGTCTCAAGCAGTGCATTCACGGCTCCCTCCGGAAGGCCGACGGGGGCTGGGTGACGTGGGAAGGCAATACGCAGGGCTATGACAATGACGGAAACAAGGACTGCAGCACCTACTCGGTGTACGACGTGGCACTGGCCGCATCCCACGCGGGACCCGGAGGTCCGCCCTTCGGGAAACTCCCCGAGGGGTTCAGCATCAGCGGCCAGCACACCGTTTCGGCCCCGGGCATCGGCTCGTACGAGGCCGTCACGGGCGTGAATTTCAATGTGACGGTCGACCAGTACCCGTCTGATGTCATCAAGCCCGGAAGTGTCTCTCCGGACTCGCTCGGCACGGCTGTTGATTCCCTCATGCAGCCCGTCCGGCATTCGTACTCGATCCCGGTAAAGGTCGACCCGAAGACCGTGCACACCTCCGTCACCACTCACTGA
- a CDS encoding DUF692 family multinuclear iron-containing protein, producing MKPMAHLGVGIGWRPEIADAVAGLEGLDWVEVVAENICPGHLPEPLLRLLDRGVRVVPHGVSLGIGGADRPDPEKLAALAERAVALGAPLVTEHIAFVRTSPQAPGRALEAGHLLPVARTWDSLHVLCENVRIAQDSLPVPLALENIAALVSWPGEELTEGQFLTELVERTGVRLLIDVANLHTNRVNRGEDPAAVLDGIPLEALAYVHVAGGVERDGVWHDTHAHPVPGVVLDVLAELRSRVEPAGVLLERDDDFPSGVELAGELDAIRGVLGGPAGAVPDPPFHRSPGSARTRASIAGEAGLRSGGAGLRSGGAGSLDAGSLDKARTRVGIGQAALLSALVAGTPVPEGFDRQRVRVQARALAAKRAGVVARLVPELPGILGGEDAYREAFLGYARHRPMTAGYRRDALDFAEHLLIRDLPADPADRRRLTLWWQDRAGARPPRRIVRWARSLTALSLTGRAA from the coding sequence ATGAAGCCCATGGCACACCTGGGGGTGGGCATCGGGTGGCGGCCGGAGATCGCGGACGCCGTGGCGGGGCTGGAGGGCCTGGACTGGGTCGAGGTGGTGGCCGAGAACATCTGTCCGGGCCACCTTCCCGAGCCGCTGCTGCGGCTGCTCGACCGCGGGGTCCGTGTGGTCCCGCACGGGGTCTCGCTCGGAATCGGCGGCGCCGACCGCCCGGACCCGGAGAAGCTGGCCGCGCTCGCGGAGCGGGCGGTGGCCCTGGGGGCGCCGCTCGTCACGGAGCACATCGCCTTCGTACGCACCTCCCCGCAGGCGCCCGGCAGGGCGCTCGAAGCCGGACACCTGCTGCCCGTGGCCCGCACCTGGGACTCCCTGCACGTGCTGTGCGAGAACGTGCGGATCGCCCAGGACTCTCTGCCGGTGCCGCTCGCGCTGGAGAACATCGCCGCGCTGGTGTCCTGGCCCGGGGAGGAGCTCACGGAGGGCCAGTTCCTGACGGAGCTGGTGGAACGGACGGGCGTGCGGCTGCTGATCGACGTGGCGAACCTGCACACGAACCGGGTGAACCGGGGCGAGGACCCGGCCGCCGTGCTGGACGGGATCCCGCTGGAGGCGCTGGCGTACGTGCATGTCGCCGGGGGCGTGGAGCGGGACGGGGTGTGGCACGACACGCATGCGCATCCCGTGCCGGGGGTTGTGCTGGATGTTCTTGCGGAGCTCCGCTCCAGGGTGGAGCCGGCGGGGGTGCTGCTGGAGCGGGACGACGATTTCCCCTCGGGGGTGGAGCTGGCCGGTGAGCTGGATGCCATCCGGGGGGTGCTCGGTGGCCCTGCGGGAGCCGTCCCCGACCCGCCCTTCCACCGTTCCCCGGGCTCTGCCCGGACCCGCGCCTCAATCGCCGGCGAGGCTGGGTTGAGGTCCGGCGGGGCTGGGTTGAGGTCCGGCGGGGCTGGATCACTGGACGCCGGATCACTGGACAAGGCGCGGACGCGGGTCGGGATCGGGCAGGCCGCCCTGTTGTCGGCGCTGGTCGCGGGGACGCCCGTGCCCGAGGGGTTCGACCGGCAGCGGGTACGGGTGCAGGCGCGGGCGCTCGCGGCCAAGCGGGCCGGGGTCGTGGCCCGGCTGGTTCCCGAGCTGCCCGGGATCCTGGGCGGCGAGGACGCGTACCGGGAGGCCTTCCTCGGCTATGCCCGGCACCGGCCCATGACCGCCGGATACCGGCGCGACGCGCTGGACTTCGCGGAACACCTGCTGATCAGGGACCTGCCCGCCGACCCCGCCGACCGGCGACGGCTCACTCTCTGGTGGCAGGACCGGGCCGGGGCGCGGCCGCCGCGCCGCATCGTGCGCTGGGCCCGCTCGCTGACGGCCCTCTCGCTGACGGGGAGAGCCGCATGA